The DNA window CTGCTCGCGCGCCACGCCGCGGCCAGGTGATCCGCGATCGTCTCCGCGACCGAGCGGCTTCCCCAGTACGCCGTGTGCGAGAGCGGCGTCCAGCGCGTGAGGAGGGACCCCACGTCCACCGCGCGATCCTCCGTCACGGCCTTCCGGTACTTCGCGTTCAAACCACGCAGCGGATATCCGATCACGTCATCCGGATCGTAGACGTTGATCCACCTTCCGTGGAGCCCCGGATGGTGCCGCTCGAGGCACGGCATCCGGACCGGCTCGCCGAATCGCGGATAGCGCAGACTCCAGAGCGCGATCGGGCTCCCCATCGTGACGAGGAGCGCGAGCGTCTCCCCTCGCTCGAGCGGCGTGCCGTTGATGCGCTCGCGGACACACTCCCCCATGAAGGAGCCGCGCCGCTTCATCAGGTCGTAGAGATAGTTGCTGGCGATCACGGTCCCCAGGCTGTGCGCGATGACGCAGAGCGGCGCGCGCGCCCCAGCGCGCGCGGCGAGGCTCGCGAGCGAATCGGCCACGACCTCGTGGATGGCGTCGTAGGCCGAACGATCGTGCGGCGACGGCTGGTACGCGATCGCGTCCCCGGCGAAGTGGACCATGAAGTCACGGAGCCGTCCGTACCGGAGGGGTCCGTCCTCGTGGACGCGTCTCCAGAGCTCGGCCTCGGGGCGGCTCAGCGCGGGGCTCCAGTTCACCTCCTCGAAGACGAGCTCCTCCGTCACGTCCGTCTCCGGAACGCCCGCACCGGAAGCGAACGCCCGCAGGAGGGCGCTTCGCATCGGTTCGGAGTATCCGGGCTCGGTGCGTCCGATGCCGTGCAGGAAGGCGATCGCGAGCTTGTGCGGCATGAGAGGTCCCCCTGCCCCTGTATCGGCAGGTGGCGGCGAGGACTGGAGGGCGGCCCAGGGACGTCCGCCCCGGGACGGCATTCGCCAACGGGACATGGGCCTCGCCGGTAGTCCCGGACGAGGCGGCCTGCGAGCCGCGGGAGATCCCCGGGGTTCGCCACTCGCCGCCCAAGGAGCGGAACATGGCACCACGGTTCCACGTACCGGCACTTCTTCTCGCTGCGGCGCTCATCTCGGTCGGTTGCGCCTCGACCCGGGATCTGGACCTCGGGACCGAGACCGGGTACTCGGACGAAGGCACCCTCTACGACGACCTCGATACGTACGGCGCTTGGGTCGACGTTGCGCCTCTTGGCTGGGTGTGGTGCCCCGAGGTCGCGACCGCCTGGCAGCCCTACACGGCGGGGTACTGGGTCT is part of the Candidatus Eisenbacteria bacterium genome and encodes:
- a CDS encoding chemotaxis protein codes for the protein MPHKLAIAFLHGIGRTEPGYSEPMRSALLRAFASGAGVPETDVTEELVFEEVNWSPALSRPEAELWRRVHEDGPLRYGRLRDFMVHFAGDAIAYQPSPHDRSAYDAIHEVVADSLASLAARAGARAPLCVIAHSLGTVIASNYLYDLMKRRGSFMGECVRERINGTPLERGETLALLVTMGSPIALWSLRYPRFGEPVRMPCLERHHPGLHGRWINVYDPDDVIGYPLRGLNAKYRKAVTEDRAVDVGSLLTRWTPLSHTAYWGSRSVAETIADHLAAAWRASSAIALVPERRTSRRTRRPSATSSGRAPRTPSA